From Burkholderia pseudomultivorans, the proteins below share one genomic window:
- a CDS encoding acyl-CoA dehydrogenase family protein yields the protein MDFSLTHEQEMLVSSLRQFVEKELQPHEFAVDRADDVPPELADSIRRKSIELGFYAFNMPESAGGPGLDYVTQALVERELGRTSWALHVFVARPSKILMACKGDQIERYLKPTVRGERVDCFALTEPGAGSDAMGIRTRAVRDGDDYVINGSKHFISHADTADFVILFAVTGEEDVRGQKRKRVTCFLIDKDTPGMTVRRGPHCTSLRGYHQSEIFLSDCRVSAAQILGEEHRGFELANDWLTAGRVMVAANNIGRAQRAFEMAAEWAATRHQFGKRIGDFQGTSFKLADMQTEIRAAELVTLYTAQKLDQGTMTDGDAALAKLLATETLGRVTDHAVQIYGGMGLMDELPIERFWRDARIERIWEGTSEIQRHILSKEILRRYS from the coding sequence ATGGATTTTTCGCTGACCCACGAGCAGGAAATGCTGGTTTCGTCGCTGCGCCAGTTCGTCGAAAAGGAACTGCAGCCCCATGAATTCGCCGTCGACCGCGCGGACGACGTGCCGCCCGAACTCGCCGACTCGATCCGGCGCAAGTCGATCGAACTCGGCTTCTACGCGTTCAACATGCCCGAAAGCGCCGGCGGCCCCGGCCTCGACTACGTGACGCAGGCGCTCGTCGAACGCGAGCTCGGCCGCACCAGCTGGGCGCTGCACGTGTTCGTCGCGCGGCCGAGCAAGATCCTGATGGCCTGCAAGGGCGACCAGATCGAGCGCTACCTGAAGCCGACCGTGCGCGGCGAACGCGTCGACTGCTTCGCGCTGACCGAGCCGGGCGCCGGTTCCGACGCGATGGGCATCCGCACGCGCGCGGTGCGCGACGGCGACGACTACGTGATCAACGGCAGCAAGCACTTCATCAGCCACGCGGACACGGCCGACTTCGTGATCCTGTTCGCCGTCACCGGCGAAGAGGACGTGCGCGGCCAGAAGCGCAAGCGCGTGACCTGCTTCCTGATCGACAAGGACACGCCGGGCATGACGGTCCGGCGCGGCCCGCACTGCACGAGCCTGCGCGGCTATCACCAGTCGGAGATCTTCCTGAGCGACTGCCGCGTGAGCGCCGCGCAGATCCTCGGCGAAGAGCATCGCGGCTTCGAGCTCGCGAACGACTGGCTGACCGCCGGCCGCGTGATGGTCGCCGCGAACAACATCGGGCGAGCGCAGCGCGCGTTCGAGATGGCCGCCGAATGGGCCGCGACGCGTCACCAGTTCGGCAAGCGCATCGGCGATTTCCAGGGCACGTCGTTCAAGCTCGCGGACATGCAGACGGAGATCCGCGCGGCCGAGCTCGTCACGCTCTACACCGCACAGAAGCTCGACCAGGGCACGATGACCGACGGCGACGCCGCGCTCGCGAAGCTGCTCGCGACCGAGACGCTCGGCCGCGTGACCGATCATGCGGTGCAGATCTACGGCGGCATGGGGCTGATGGACGAGCTGCCGATCGAGCGCTTCTGGCGCGATGCGCGCATCGAGCGCATCTGGGAAGGCACGTCCGAGATCCAGCGGCACATCCTGTCCAAGGAAATCCTCCGACGCTACAGCTGA
- a CDS encoding ABC transporter substrate-binding protein: MTNRHLQDLLDQARELQPATSQRRRDFLRLCAAAGIAPTLLSLGAKHALAANPKEIVLSAWGGEARSAFRTAYMDPFTKASGIRMGYDSSPEDGKIKAMVENRNVIWDVMDLDGFAAIKLGRQGFLRPIDYSVVGRNALPGLASDFGAPSYLLSYVLAYDARKFGANPPKNWADFWNVGKFPGKRGLWKWMGGALEAALMADGVDKDKVYPIDVPRALKKLKELKSNVLLWDSGADSLQLLRNGEVSMACIWHTRANVIQRETGGRFRYTWEQGLASCDVWGVPKNNPSGDAVWQFIKFVQGVEPQVRLLSLLGNGPVTTAATAAVPQALRADNPGTPENWAKQCKVNPEWWAQHYEATLAQYTDLMSS; the protein is encoded by the coding sequence ATGACGAACCGCCATCTGCAGGACCTGCTCGACCAGGCGCGCGAATTGCAGCCCGCGACCTCGCAGCGCCGCCGCGATTTCCTGCGGCTGTGCGCGGCCGCCGGCATCGCGCCGACGCTGCTGTCGCTCGGCGCGAAGCACGCGCTGGCCGCGAACCCGAAGGAAATCGTGCTGAGCGCATGGGGCGGCGAAGCGCGCTCGGCGTTCCGCACCGCGTATATGGATCCGTTCACCAAGGCGAGCGGAATCCGGATGGGTTACGACTCGTCGCCGGAGGACGGCAAGATCAAGGCGATGGTCGAGAACCGGAACGTGATCTGGGACGTGATGGACCTCGACGGCTTCGCGGCGATCAAGCTCGGCAGGCAGGGCTTCCTGCGGCCGATCGACTATTCGGTCGTCGGGCGCAACGCGCTGCCGGGACTCGCGTCGGATTTCGGCGCGCCGTCGTATCTGCTGAGCTACGTGCTGGCTTACGACGCGCGCAAGTTCGGTGCGAACCCGCCGAAGAACTGGGCCGATTTCTGGAACGTCGGCAAGTTTCCGGGCAAGCGCGGGCTGTGGAAATGGATGGGCGGCGCGCTCGAGGCCGCGCTGATGGCCGACGGCGTCGACAAGGACAAGGTCTATCCGATCGACGTGCCGCGCGCGCTGAAGAAGCTGAAGGAACTGAAGTCGAACGTGCTGCTGTGGGATTCCGGTGCGGACAGCCTGCAACTGCTGCGCAATGGCGAAGTGAGCATGGCCTGCATCTGGCATACACGCGCGAACGTGATCCAGCGCGAAACCGGCGGACGGTTCCGCTATACGTGGGAGCAGGGGCTCGCGTCGTGCGACGTGTGGGGCGTGCCGAAGAACAACCCGTCCGGCGATGCGGTGTGGCAGTTCATCAAGTTCGTGCAGGGCGTCGAGCCGCAGGTGCGCCTGCTGTCGCTGCTCGGCAACGGGCCGGTGACGACGGCCGCGACGGCCGCCGTGCCGCAGGCGCTGCGCGCGGACAATCCGGGCACGCCGGAGAACTGGGCGAAGCAGTGCAAGGTGAATCCCGAGTGGTGGGCGCAGCATTACGAAGCGACGCTCGCGCAATACACCGACCTGATGTCGTCCTGA
- a CDS encoding ABC transporter permease, giving the protein MKTRVSAGRALVIGVAWAAILFLMLPLLVSVPVSLTPNDYLSMPDGALSLQHYRVLLDDDGWVSSFLQSGLIALVSAAISVTLGTLCAIGLWKVASRRGELVRGVILFPLIVPPIVSALAFYRLWGELGMLDSYPAAILSHVVLSVPYVVVAVSASLATVGLRIEQASRSLGANVAQTLRYVILPSIRPGVLSAAVFAFILSWDELVVTLFISSRNVYTLPRRMWDGMRENVDPAIASVSTLLLAATCIAIGLSLLRRRAAGSV; this is encoded by the coding sequence ATGAAAACCCGAGTGAGTGCAGGGCGTGCGCTGGTGATCGGCGTCGCATGGGCCGCGATCCTGTTCCTGATGCTGCCGCTGCTGGTGTCGGTGCCGGTCTCGCTGACGCCGAACGACTATCTGTCGATGCCGGACGGCGCGCTGTCGCTGCAGCACTACCGCGTGCTGCTCGACGACGACGGCTGGGTGTCGAGCTTCCTGCAGAGCGGGCTGATCGCGCTGGTGTCCGCCGCGATCTCGGTGACGCTCGGCACGCTCTGCGCGATCGGCCTGTGGAAGGTCGCGTCGCGGCGCGGCGAGCTCGTGCGCGGCGTGATCCTGTTTCCGCTGATCGTGCCGCCGATCGTGTCGGCGCTCGCGTTCTACCGGCTGTGGGGCGAGCTCGGGATGCTCGACAGCTATCCGGCCGCGATCCTGTCGCATGTCGTGCTGTCGGTGCCCTATGTGGTCGTCGCGGTGTCGGCGTCGCTCGCGACCGTCGGGCTGCGGATCGAGCAGGCGTCGCGCAGCCTCGGTGCGAACGTCGCGCAGACGCTGCGCTACGTGATCCTGCCGTCGATCCGGCCCGGCGTGCTGTCGGCCGCGGTGTTCGCGTTCATCCTGTCGTGGGACGAGCTCGTCGTCACGCTGTTCATTTCGAGCCGCAACGTGTATACGCTGCCGCGCCGCATGTGGGACGGGATGCGCGAGAACGTCGATCCGGCGATCGCGTCGGTGTCCACGCTGCTGCTTGCCGCGACCTGCATCGCGATCGGCCTGTCGCTGCTGCGCAGGCGCGCGGCCGGGTCCGTCTGA
- a CDS encoding MarC family protein, with product MTLTSSDLLLFLTGLLTLFCPPVAIPMYAAVTGHFPDATQRQIAIRLFAWIAALMVGAVWGGQFLLRMLGLTLGALTLTGGLVLCLWSIPMMRGTANDERSGGGTQLEYAQWRNYIAVPLIFPLSIGSAVMSLVITTATRFHTPADLLALSAACVLHAAVIGLTYACSASWCRRLGEIGRTLVERLSGIVLTAIAFQMLAQGVRELLPGLAH from the coding sequence ATGACGCTGACGTCGAGCGACCTGCTGCTGTTCCTGACCGGCCTCTTGACGCTGTTCTGTCCGCCGGTCGCGATCCCGATGTATGCGGCGGTGACCGGGCATTTCCCGGACGCGACGCAGCGGCAGATCGCGATCCGGCTGTTCGCGTGGATCGCGGCGCTGATGGTCGGCGCGGTGTGGGGCGGCCAGTTCCTGCTGCGCATGCTCGGCCTGACGCTCGGCGCGCTGACGCTGACGGGCGGCCTCGTGCTGTGCCTGTGGTCGATCCCGATGATGCGCGGCACGGCGAACGACGAGCGCAGCGGCGGCGGCACGCAGCTCGAATATGCGCAGTGGCGCAACTACATCGCGGTGCCGCTGATCTTTCCGCTGTCGATCGGCAGCGCGGTGATGTCGCTGGTGATCACGACCGCGACGCGCTTTCATACGCCGGCCGACCTGCTCGCGCTGAGCGCCGCCTGCGTGCTGCATGCGGCCGTGATCGGCCTCACCTATGCGTGTTCGGCGTCGTGGTGCCGGCGGCTCGGCGAGATCGGCCGCACGCTCGTCGAGCGGCTGTCGGGCATCGTGCTGACCGCGATCGCGTTCCAGATGCTCGCGCAGGGCGTGCGCGAACTGCTGCCGGGGCTCGCGCACTGA
- a CDS encoding NAD(P)H-dependent oxidoreductase: MKVLIVHAHPEPQSFTTSMLHRAVRTLEAQGHTVTVSDLYAMQWNPVASAADFGVRKNPDYLVYALEQRENVAAHTIAPDIAAELDKLLECDLLILSFPLFWCSMPAIMKGWLDRVLVSGKVYGGVRFYDRGGMRGKRALLAYTCGGRDHMFGADGVHGEMDLMLRHVLRGTLGYAGFDVLPSFVGYHVPYIGDAERAAVLDRYDAYLTQLDRLTPMAFPTLDDFDGEMRPRERAAHEAAQD, translated from the coding sequence ATGAAAGTCCTGATCGTTCACGCCCATCCGGAGCCGCAGTCGTTCACGACATCGATGCTGCATCGCGCGGTTCGCACGCTCGAAGCGCAGGGCCATACGGTGACGGTGTCCGACCTGTATGCGATGCAATGGAATCCGGTCGCGAGCGCGGCCGATTTCGGCGTGCGGAAGAATCCCGATTACCTCGTCTATGCACTGGAGCAGCGCGAGAACGTGGCCGCGCACACGATCGCGCCGGACATCGCCGCCGAGCTCGACAAGCTGCTCGAATGCGACCTGCTGATCCTGAGCTTCCCGCTGTTCTGGTGTTCGATGCCCGCGATCATGAAGGGCTGGCTCGACCGCGTGCTCGTGTCGGGCAAGGTCTACGGCGGCGTGCGTTTCTACGATCGCGGCGGGATGCGCGGCAAGCGCGCGCTGCTCGCGTATACGTGCGGCGGGCGCGACCACATGTTCGGCGCCGACGGCGTGCACGGCGAGATGGACCTGATGCTGCGCCACGTGCTGCGCGGCACGCTCGGCTATGCGGGCTTCGACGTGCTGCCGTCGTTCGTCGGCTATCACGTGCCGTATATCGGCGACGCCGAACGCGCGGCCGTGCTCGATCGGTACGACGCATACCTGACGCAGCTCGACCGGCTCACGCCGATGGCGTTCCCGACGCTCGACGATTTCGACGGCGAGATGCGGCCGCGCGAGCGGGCGGCGCACGAAGCCGCGCAGGATTGA
- a CDS encoding ABC transporter ATP-binding protein, with the protein MSAVMETSAGVGEAKPGARPAADATAAGRTTGGAGLQIDRVSKRYGNVHALRETTIDIPRGEFLTILGPSGSGKTTLLTIVAGFEQPTTGDLRVGGRSIVALPPEKRNFGMVFQGYALFPHMTVEQNVAYPLMVRRQKGPDAVKRVKAALELVRLGHLADRLPRQLSGGQQQRVAIARALVFDPDLVLLDEPLGALDRKLRGEVQVELKALHERLGATFLFVTHDQEEALSMSDRIAIMRDGRLEQIGTPDGLYEQPANRFVADFLGKSNFIEGVALGGDAETTHYRVGDARFVARACGARPDDTLLFALRPEKIGVAAASCGGAHNEVAGRIRHWSYFGSSYRFEIETAALGRVTADVPAWRGLASPRTGMDVFVQWERDATCRIASD; encoded by the coding sequence ATGAGCGCGGTGATGGAGACGTCGGCAGGTGTAGGGGAGGCAAAGCCGGGTGCGCGGCCCGCGGCGGACGCGACAGCGGCGGGTCGCACGACGGGCGGCGCGGGCCTGCAGATCGATCGCGTGTCGAAGCGCTACGGCAACGTGCACGCGCTGCGGGAAACCACGATCGACATTCCGCGCGGCGAGTTCCTGACGATCCTCGGGCCGTCCGGCTCCGGCAAGACGACGCTGCTGACGATCGTCGCGGGGTTCGAGCAGCCGACTACCGGCGACCTGCGCGTCGGCGGCCGCAGCATCGTCGCGCTGCCGCCCGAGAAGCGCAATTTCGGGATGGTGTTCCAGGGCTATGCGCTGTTTCCGCACATGACGGTCGAGCAGAACGTCGCGTATCCGCTGATGGTGCGCAGGCAGAAGGGGCCCGACGCGGTGAAGCGCGTGAAGGCCGCGCTCGAACTCGTCCGGCTCGGCCATCTCGCGGACCGCCTGCCGCGCCAGTTGTCGGGCGGCCAGCAGCAGCGCGTCGCGATCGCGCGCGCGCTGGTGTTCGATCCCGACCTGGTGCTGCTCGACGAACCGCTCGGCGCGCTCGACCGCAAGCTGCGCGGCGAAGTGCAGGTCGAGCTGAAGGCGCTGCACGAGCGGCTCGGCGCGACCTTCCTGTTCGTCACGCACGACCAGGAGGAGGCGCTGTCGATGTCGGACCGGATCGCGATCATGCGCGACGGCCGGCTCGAACAGATCGGCACGCCGGACGGGCTGTACGAACAGCCGGCGAACCGCTTCGTCGCCGACTTCCTCGGCAAGAGCAACTTCATCGAAGGCGTGGCGCTCGGCGGCGATGCCGAGACGACGCATTATCGCGTCGGCGACGCGCGCTTCGTCGCGCGCGCGTGCGGCGCGCGGCCGGACGACACGCTGCTGTTCGCGCTGCGGCCCGAGAAGATCGGCGTCGCGGCTGCATCGTGCGGCGGCGCGCACAACGAAGTGGCCGGCCGCATTCGCCACTGGAGTTATTTCGGCTCGTCGTACCGCTTCGAGATCGAGACGGCTGCGCTCGGTCGCGTGACGGCCGACGTGCCGGCATGGCGCGGGCTCGCATCGCCGCGCACGGGGATGGACGTGTTCGTGCAGTGGGAGCGCGACGCGACCTGTCGGATCGCGTCCGACTGA
- a CDS encoding ABC transporter permease: MNTLSSPVTGAAPAARAKADRYWLLVVPLLAVLIVLYVYPLVRVLWLGFTVPEPGLQNYARLLANHGVHRVLWTTLRVCAVTTVCSVALGYAIAYAMAHVGPRQRMALMFGLLVPFWASVLVRAFSWLFLLGEQGLVNTLLMRIGLIDAPLPLMRNEVGVVIGMIHFMIPYAVLPLYANMKGIDPQLARASQGLGARAFVTFRKVYFPQTRPGIVGAAILVFIFSLGFYVTPVILGGGRTVMIAEYISTQILQLVNWGSGAALASLLLASILAALALLARFVDLRELFGAR; encoded by the coding sequence ATGAATACGCTGTCCTCGCCCGTCACGGGCGCCGCCCCGGCGGCTCGCGCGAAAGCCGACCGCTACTGGCTGCTCGTCGTGCCGCTGCTCGCGGTGCTGATCGTGCTGTACGTCTATCCGCTCGTGCGCGTGCTGTGGCTCGGCTTCACCGTGCCCGAGCCGGGGCTGCAGAACTATGCGCGGCTGCTCGCGAACCACGGCGTGCACCGCGTGCTGTGGACCACGCTGCGCGTGTGCGCGGTCACGACCGTCTGCTCGGTGGCGCTCGGCTACGCGATCGCGTATGCGATGGCGCATGTCGGCCCGCGCCAGCGGATGGCGCTGATGTTCGGGCTGCTCGTGCCGTTCTGGGCGTCGGTGCTGGTGCGCGCGTTCTCGTGGCTGTTCCTGCTCGGCGAGCAGGGGCTCGTCAATACGCTGCTGATGCGCATCGGCCTGATCGACGCGCCGCTGCCGCTGATGCGCAACGAGGTCGGCGTCGTGATCGGCATGATCCATTTCATGATTCCGTATGCGGTGCTGCCGCTGTACGCGAACATGAAGGGCATCGATCCGCAGCTCGCGCGCGCGTCGCAGGGGCTCGGTGCGCGCGCGTTCGTCACGTTCCGCAAGGTGTATTTCCCGCAGACGCGGCCGGGCATCGTCGGCGCGGCGATCCTCGTGTTCATCTTCTCGCTGGGCTTCTACGTGACGCCGGTGATCCTCGGCGGCGGCCGCACGGTGATGATCGCCGAGTACATCAGCACGCAGATCCTGCAACTGGTGAACTGGGGCAGCGGCGCTGCGCTCGCATCGCTGCTGCTTGCGTCGATCCTGGCCGCGCTCGCGCTGCTCGCGCGCTTCGTCGACCTGCGCGAACTGTTCGGCGCGCGCTGA
- a CDS encoding enoyl-CoA hydratase/isomerase family protein, whose amino-acid sequence MSVEDIQIERHDGVVTLRLNRPAKRNSLARPHLDFLRETLDALANDPAVRCVVLTGTGSAFCAGADVDEWAEAERNGELDSYGWTERAHRFVQALAAFPRPTIAALNGSTVGAGTDIGFACDFRIASTAATLRCGYTGMGYSPDMGGSWFLPRLARPDVVRRFIFLNERWNAQDALAAGLVSEVVDADEFAQHVAAFAARLAQGPSVAFGHTKALLAQSLTHTLAEQLRGELAAGVACGHSVDGQEALRASVEGRAPLFVGR is encoded by the coding sequence ATGAGCGTTGAGGACATCCAAATCGAACGGCACGACGGCGTCGTGACCCTTCGCCTGAACCGGCCCGCGAAACGCAATTCGCTCGCGCGACCGCATCTCGACTTCCTGCGCGAGACGCTCGATGCGCTCGCGAACGATCCGGCCGTGCGCTGCGTCGTGCTGACCGGCACCGGCAGCGCGTTCTGTGCGGGCGCGGACGTCGACGAATGGGCCGAGGCCGAGCGCAACGGCGAACTCGACTCCTACGGCTGGACCGAGCGCGCGCACCGCTTCGTGCAGGCGCTCGCCGCGTTCCCGCGCCCGACGATCGCCGCGCTGAACGGTTCGACGGTCGGCGCGGGCACCGACATCGGCTTCGCGTGCGACTTCCGCATCGCGAGCACGGCCGCGACGCTGCGCTGCGGCTATACGGGCATGGGCTACAGCCCCGACATGGGCGGCAGCTGGTTCCTGCCGCGTCTCGCGCGGCCCGACGTCGTGCGTCGCTTCATCTTCCTGAACGAACGCTGGAACGCGCAGGACGCGCTCGCGGCCGGCCTCGTGTCCGAAGTCGTCGATGCGGACGAGTTCGCGCAACACGTCGCCGCATTCGCCGCTCGCCTCGCGCAAGGGCCGAGCGTCGCGTTCGGCCATACCAAGGCGCTGCTCGCGCAGTCGCTCACGCACACCCTCGCCGAGCAGCTGCGCGGCGAACTGGCGGCCGGCGTCGCCTGCGGTCACAGCGTGGACGGCCAGGAAGCGCTTCGCGCGTCGGTCGAGGGCCGCGCACCTCTTTTTGTCGGGAGATGA
- a CDS encoding acetate--CoA ligase family protein: MTSTPEVGDRRAAAAAHLRRLLEPASIAFVGGRGIAGAVRRCRDYGFAGDIWLVNPNHADIDGVRCHASIDALPAAPDAVFVAVPARQAIDVVRALAARGAGGAIVYASGFSETGADGARLQRTLVEAAGDMAVLGPNCYGLINGLNGSALWPVAHCAPRVESGVAVITQSGNLAYNLSMSARSVPFAYLASVGNQASVDIARLVDAFVDDPRIRAIGVHLEGLKDVRAFSEAAARALARGVPIVALKSGTSTLGAQLAMSHTSSLAGSDALYDALFRRLGVIRVKDPVGLVETLKLLAIAGVPERRTLAALATSGGDAGLVADLGEARGIAFPPVGDAGRNALGQVLPAYATIANPLDFTTTPWGDPDKMRACCDALLADRPGAAAMILDYPQEATGERPLCDIAANAFAASARQHGVVGAVISVFPDLTPPDHAARMAAAGIAPLQGLADGIDALGAAMTYGDTRRRVLDADALGALPVLRAGNGTGGDGGPAILHDEWASKRMLAAHGLAVPPAECVAPAEAPAAAQRLGFPVCVKVVSDRLPHKTEAGAVALKLASPEAVAEAVERMSAQVARYAPDVRVERILVEKMADAPLLELIVGVKREPNFGLALVLGTGGVLVELIRDTATLLLPVRESDVRDALLGLKLGPLLTGYRGRPPADLDAVVANVMAIARFAQAHADSLVELDVNPLLVMERGAVAVDALVRLDA, from the coding sequence ATGACCTCCACTCCCGAAGTCGGGGATCGCCGCGCCGCCGCCGCGGCCCATCTGCGCCGGCTGCTCGAGCCGGCCAGCATCGCGTTCGTCGGCGGACGCGGGATCGCGGGCGCCGTGCGGCGCTGCCGCGACTACGGCTTTGCCGGCGACATCTGGCTCGTCAATCCGAATCACGCCGACATCGACGGCGTGCGCTGCCACGCGAGCATCGACGCGCTGCCCGCCGCGCCCGATGCGGTGTTCGTCGCCGTGCCGGCGCGGCAGGCGATCGACGTCGTGCGCGCGCTGGCCGCGCGCGGCGCCGGCGGCGCGATCGTGTACGCGTCGGGCTTCTCCGAAACGGGCGCCGACGGCGCCCGGCTGCAACGGACGCTCGTCGAAGCGGCCGGCGACATGGCCGTGCTCGGCCCGAACTGCTACGGCCTGATCAACGGGCTGAACGGCAGCGCGCTGTGGCCGGTCGCGCACTGCGCGCCGCGCGTCGAGTCGGGCGTCGCGGTCATCACGCAAAGCGGCAATCTCGCGTACAACCTGTCGATGAGCGCGCGCTCGGTGCCGTTCGCATATCTCGCGAGCGTCGGCAACCAGGCGTCGGTCGATATCGCGCGTCTCGTCGATGCGTTCGTCGACGATCCGCGCATCCGCGCGATCGGCGTGCATCTCGAAGGCCTGAAGGACGTGCGCGCCTTCAGCGAGGCCGCTGCCCGCGCGCTCGCGCGCGGCGTGCCGATCGTCGCGCTGAAGAGCGGCACGTCGACGCTCGGCGCGCAGCTCGCGATGAGCCACACCAGTTCGCTCGCCGGTTCCGATGCGCTGTACGACGCGCTGTTCCGCCGGCTCGGCGTGATCCGCGTGAAGGATCCGGTCGGCCTCGTCGAAACGCTGAAGCTGCTCGCGATCGCGGGCGTGCCCGAGCGCCGCACGCTGGCCGCGCTCGCGACGTCCGGCGGCGACGCGGGGCTCGTCGCCGATCTCGGCGAGGCGCGCGGCATCGCGTTTCCGCCGGTCGGCGACGCGGGCCGCAACGCGCTCGGCCAGGTGCTGCCCGCGTATGCGACGATCGCGAACCCGCTCGACTTCACGACGACGCCGTGGGGCGATCCCGACAAGATGCGCGCATGCTGCGACGCGCTGCTTGCCGATCGCCCGGGCGCCGCCGCGATGATCCTCGACTATCCGCAGGAAGCGACCGGCGAGCGGCCGCTGTGCGACATCGCGGCGAACGCGTTCGCGGCGTCCGCGCGCCAGCACGGCGTGGTCGGCGCGGTGATCTCGGTGTTTCCGGACCTGACGCCGCCCGATCACGCGGCGCGCATGGCCGCGGCCGGCATCGCGCCGCTGCAGGGGCTCGCCGACGGCATCGACGCGCTCGGCGCCGCGATGACCTACGGCGACACGCGCCGCCGCGTGCTCGACGCCGATGCGCTCGGCGCGCTGCCCGTGCTGCGGGCCGGCAACGGCACGGGCGGCGACGGCGGCCCGGCCATCCTTCACGACGAATGGGCGAGCAAGCGGATGCTGGCCGCGCACGGGCTCGCGGTGCCGCCGGCCGAATGCGTCGCGCCCGCCGAGGCGCCGGCCGCCGCGCAGCGGCTCGGCTTCCCGGTCTGCGTGAAGGTCGTCAGCGACCGGCTGCCGCACAAGACCGAGGCCGGCGCGGTCGCGTTGAAGCTCGCCTCGCCCGAAGCCGTCGCCGAAGCCGTCGAGCGGATGAGCGCCCAGGTCGCGCGCTACGCGCCAGACGTGCGTGTCGAACGGATCCTCGTCGAGAAGATGGCCGACGCGCCACTGCTCGAACTAATCGTCGGCGTGAAGCGCGAACCGAATTTCGGTCTCGCGCTCGTGCTCGGCACGGGCGGCGTGCTGGTCGAGCTGATCCGCGACACCGCGACGCTGCTGCTGCCGGTGCGCGAAAGCGACGTGCGCGACGCGCTGCTCGGACTGAAGCTCGGCCCGCTGCTGACCGGCTATCGCGGCCGGCCGCCGGCCGATCTCGATGCGGTGGTCGCGAACGTGATGGCGATCGCGCGCTTCGCGCAGGCGCATGCCGACTCGCTCGTCGAACTCGACGTCAATCCGCTGCTGGTGATGGAACGCGGCGCGGTCGCCGTCGACGCGCTGGTGCGGCTCGACGCATAG